A window of the Lolium perenne isolate Kyuss_39 chromosome 7, Kyuss_2.0, whole genome shotgun sequence genome harbors these coding sequences:
- the LOC127316875 gene encoding beta-1,2-xylosyltransferase RCN11: MMAGRTTHSQSQRLRRLIPCVLFIVFAVHAVSFALYLLLQSHHPPPNPAEPEPQTHERLRAPSSQKPWPRLPSLLPWTADPSLPPRSCEAYFGNGFSRRVDILPEGRGGWFRCHHSETLGSSICEGARVRLDPALVAMSRGGEPIGQVMGRAEEEELPRYEPGALEVEGVAAGRTGPLLEPGFLDAYVPADGIGMHTMRALLDSARVVPPGELHCSQWVEEPTLLVTRFEYANLFHTITDWYSAYVSSRVTNLPDRPNVVFVDGHCKAPLEQTWEALFSNVAYVKNFSGPVCFRHAVLSPLGYETALFKGLSESFSCEGASARSLREKPDPQKTARLSEFGEMIIASFGLLDDGIVSSKTSDGLNVLFVRREDYLAHPRHSGKVESRLSNEQEVFDAVDSWAKGQKCKINVVNGLFAHMSMKEQLRAILEASVVIGAHGAGMTHLVSATRDTKVLEIISSLYRRPHFALISHWKALEYHAINLPGSYASSADVISELRNILKGLGC; the protein is encoded by the exons ATGATGGCCGGCCGTACTACCCACAGCCAGAGCCAGAGGCTGCGCCGCCTCATCCCGTGCGTCCTCTTCATCGTCTTCGCCGTCCACGCCGTCTCCTTCGCGCTCTACCTCCTCCTCCAGTCCCACCACCCTCCCCCAAATCCCGCCGAGCCCGAACCCCAAACCCACGAGCGACTCCGAGCGCCGTCTTCCCAGAAGCCGTGGCCGCGCCTCCCGTCCCTGCTCCCCTGGACCGCCGACCCGTCGCTGCCGCCGCGCTCCTGCGAGGCCTACTTCGGGAACGGCTTCTCCCGCCGCGTGGACATCCTCCCCGAGGGCCGCGGCGGCTGGTTCCGCTGCCACCACAGCGAGACGCTGGGCAGCTCGATCTGCGAGGGCGCCAGGGTGCGGCTCGACCCGGCGCTCGTCGCCATGTCCCGCGGCGGCGAGCCGATCGGGCAGGTGATGggccgggcggaggaggaggagctgccCAGGTACGAGCCCGGCGCGCTGGAGGTGGAGGGCGTGGCGGCGGGGAGGACGGGGCCCTTGCTGGAACCTGGGTTCCTCGACGCCTACGTGCCCGCCGACGGGATCGGGATGCACACCATGAGAGCTCTGCTGGACTCCGCGCGCGTGGTGCCGCCCGGTGAGCTCCACTGCTCCCAG TGGGTTGAAGAACcgacacttctggtcacacgattTGAGTATGCAAACCTTTTCCACACAATTACAGACTGGTACAGTGCATATGTTAGTTCCAGAGTCACAAATTTACCTGACCGTCCTAATGTTGTTTTCGTGGATGGGCATTGCAAG GCACCACTGGAGCAAACATGGGAAGCACTTTTTTCGAATGTGGCTTATGTCAAGAACTTCTCTGGTCCTGTTTGCTTCCGGCATGCAGTTCTTTCGCCATTGGGCTACGAGACTGCTCTATTTAAGGGGCTTAGCGAAAGCTTCAGCTGCGAAGGTGCCTCCGCGCGGTCCCTTAGAGAAAAACCCGACCCCCAGAAAACTGCACGGTTGTCTGAGTTTGGGGAGATGATTATAGCTTCATTCGGTCTTCTGGACGATGGTATCGTGTCGTCTAAAACGTCAGATGGACTCAATGTTCTCTTTGTTCGGCGAGAAGACTACCTGGCACACCCGCGTCACAGTGGGAAAGTTGAATCTAGACTAAGCAATGAGCAGGAGGTATTCGATGCGGTCGATAGCTGGGCAAAAGGTCAGAAGTGCAAAATAAATGTTGTCAATGGCCTTTTCGCGCACATGAGTATGAAGGAGCAGCTCCGGGCCATCCTGGAAGCTTCGGTAGTAATAGGGGCTCACGGGGCTGGTATGACACACCTGGTGTCAGCTACGCGAGACACGAAAGTTCTCGAGATCATCAGCAGCCTGTATCGACGGCCGCATTTTGCTCTGATCTCTCACTGGAAGGCGTTAGAGTACCACGCCATAAATCTCCCTGGATCATATGCGAGCAGCGCAGACGTTATCAGTGAACTGAGGAATATACTGAAAGGCCTCGGATGCTGA